A segment of the Syntrophus gentianae genome:
GGGAGGTACGTCCCGAACTCCGGAAGGAGTTGTGAAAAAAGCATTTTCTTTTTGTCGATGACCGTTTTTGGGGATTGATGGAGGGTGATGTGATCTATGTATTGTTCCGCTATGGATGAGATATTGAGGATGCTTCTTTGCTTCTTCCCTATATCGCGCTTAATTTTCGCTTCATAGGCATAGGCATCCAGAATGGAATTGAACTCTCGGCGCTTTCGGAATCTGGTGCCACGTCCTGATGTGACATCGATATCATAAAGATTATCGTAACCCTTGACTTTACGCACGCTCATGACCCTTTCTAGCCTGTTTCTTACGGAATTTCAAGATATCTGCTTCCACCATGCAGTCAATTTCTTTTGGTGCATAGCGAGACTTCCCACGCAAACCCATGGCGTCAAGAAGCAGATCAATTTTATGCTCTAGTCGTTCGAAATCGGACTTAGTCATATTATAGAAGATTAAAAATGCATTCCTCCAAATCCGACCTTATCTTCCGGAAATCTCCGGACAAAGCACTCCACTCCTCTTCCGTGAAGCATGTGATTCTATTGCCTGTGACATTCTGTAGATAAAAGGCTTCCCACATTGCCAGGTCCAAATAGTCAATCCAATTAAAATGAAAAGATTGCATCATGGTTGTAATCGCGTCAAAATCCTGAAAATCATTGCGCTGAGAAGACAGATTCCACCTGCAATGGCCACCGGTGCCATTGCCTTGGAAAGCCGAACAAAAAAGGCAATGGTGGTGTCGGTGATTCTCTCGGCTGTTTTCAGGTCAATGAGATATTTCATTTTCCCCATCCATGCCACTCGTCATCCACTTAGGGCGAGGGGTGAAGTCGCCTGCTTCCTTGGAGTGGATGACTGACTAATAAAAGGTCTTTACTGCTTTCCGATCTACCTGTAATCGGCCATCTTGCACGGCCCAGGTTCCATGTCCGCCGATGTCCATATTGTTTCCTCTCTGGCGGTCAGCGCTTGGGAAACGGACTGTCGAACGGCTCAGATTTCGGTTGTCAAATTGCCTGACGGCTTTTGGGGTCACGGCCTATCGGCTACCCTTAGTGGCCAGGCTATTCTGTCGCTGTTGGAGGGTAGATAATACGCAGATACGATTTTTCTGTCAAGGCAAATTATGCAATCGCGATTGCTCTTTTGTCAATCGCTGGGAGGATTAGGATGGGGAAAAGTAAGAAAATAAATTCAGGAAATAAAATCGGGCGAATGCTTGAGCACCCGCCCGATTTTTAATGTAATAGGGTTAAGATTTTCCAGGCAGCATAATGAATTACCGCGAGAGCATTTAAAAATCTCCTATGCTTTAATGCCTTTTTTCAAATTCCGACATATTCAGGCCCGATTGCCTTAATATTGAACTGAAAGTTCCCACGGGAATGATCTTTCTGGGATGTGGAATAACAACAACACGATCTCCTTTGCGGAACTTTTTATGGCTTCCCGTTTGTCCGCGTTCCTCAAATCCGTGAGCAAGAAGAACCGATATGATTTCCGTTGATGAATACCGTTTAGGCATTGATTGTAGACTCTCCGATCATGGCATCTTCGACGGGGTGATACAGCCGTCCTGTATCCTCGTCCTCAAGGTATAGCGCCACTGCATCTTTGAGATTTGCAATGGCTTCTTCGATGGTGCTGCCGAAGCTGCTGACATCTACATTAAGACATTGCGCAACAAAAAATTCTTCTTCCCGATAGATTACATATTTTAAGGATTTCATCATTTTCTCCTTTCATCGGTTTCATGCTATATTTCGTAATTTCTGCCGATTTTCCAGGAATGTCAAAAAATTAGTTTTTCCGACGATCCTTTAATTTCCTCCGGTCATTCTCAGTAGACCAAGTTGTCAAAATCTCCATACCCCCATTTCCGGACCACCCAGGTCGTCGTCGGTCGATTCCGGATCGTCGGTCGGGGAATTCGAACTCTTTTTTTTTTCGGCGTCATCTCGCTGTTTTGCAGCCAATTCCTCAAGCAATGCTTTCATTGCTCTGCGTTCTTCTCTCTCGGCTTTTCGCTCCTTCAAACGCTTGGCGTATGATAACAGGTCGCTTTTTAGATCTTCATCGTCGCAATCAAGAATTTCCAATACATCCAAATGGATATGGGAATAAGCCTTCTGTCCTTCTGTTGAATCCGTGCTTTCTTTTTCTTTCCCTGTCAAAAGCCATTCTATTGACTTACTTGCCGTATTGGCAATCTTAATAAGCTGATCCCATTCAGCAACCCGCCCATAGTCTTTCTTGCTCAGGTAGGTCATAAGGGTTGAATAAGGCATCTTTGCCTTTTCTGCAAAACCATGATTACCAAGACCGGAATCGGCAATGACTTTTTTAAGATTTGCAGTGAAAGTAGTGTTTTTACTAGCCATATGCGATCACATATATTCCTTGACATTAAAATCGTAGTTGCGTATCATCTACCCTCAGAAGGTAGAAATATGGATTTAAAAGCTGATTTCAAAAAAAAACGTAAAGATCTCAAACTAAGTCAAGCTGCGCTTGGAAAACGTATGGGAAGAGATCGTAACCACGTAAGCAATATCGAGAGGGGACTCACTCGTTTATCGGCTGAAGATTATCTGTTTCTCGATAAGCTGTACAAAGAACGCTTTCCCGCAACAGTATCAGCGGAAATGTAACATTATGAAATGCTGTTTTATCGGTTAAAAAGAACTAAAAAAAATATTACGAATTATAATGCTTTATATCTTGTTTGATCTTTTGAACCACACCATTTTCTTCAAGTGTTTTCATGATCGTTTGGAATTGGTTTGCAAGGCTCAAAAACGATTCCGGCGTCATGGCCAGCCTGCATACAGGGTATCTTCGTGCGGTCGGCGGTTCCTTTGATTTTAAAGGCTCCACTCGCGTTACGCAGAGTTCGATGCGGGCAGTATCTCCATCGAAAGATACTGATTTTATGGAGTCGACAAATGTCTCAAGAACATCTGGTAAGTCAATATAACGAATTTGTTCTTCTGATAGTTTCATACTGCAGCTTTTCTCCTGCACTTTTGTGCTGCGGGTGATTTTTAAACGCAATAGAGGGGGTCTGCCCAAGCAGCAATGCCGGCCTCATATCCCAAGGCCCTCTTTTACGCCTTTTTATTAAGAGTTTCAAATTATTTCGGAGAACAATGAACATAACTCCTTAGTTACAGCAACAGGATACAGAAACGCATCCTTCTTCTCAACGATCATTCCTGGGTGCCAAAAGCACCCGCAAATTGTGAGGATCAATGTTGAGGGCCATTGTTGAGGCTCATTGAGCCTCAGGAGAGCATAAGCATGCCCCGTTACTATGAAACGTACGGTGAAATGTTCGGTGACTTCATCAAGAGGATGGCGAAATTTTCCTCGGTTGAATCGGTTCTGAGGATCATCAACGTCCCTTATGGCCACTATCGGAAGGTCATCAATCCGAACAGCGAGACAAACGGAGGAAATCCCTACTACATGCCCGTCGAATGGCTTGTCCTGGCGACGAACCTATCCGCAAGGCAGGAAGCCGATGGGATCCCCGGAGATTATTGCATGATCAAGAGAGTCGCCAGGGATACCAACGGGGTTTACCTGTCGCCGATAGACATCAGGGAATTGAAAGATACCCTTTCCGGGGCCGCACCAGACATCCTGGCCGTGCTTCAGAGAATAACCGGAGAGAAACAAAACTAATTACCGGATTTCATCTTCGACTGCTTTTCCCTCTGTGATCAGGCCAACCTGCTGGCCGCTTGTTTCAGAAAGCAGCAGGACATCAACCCTTAACTGGCCGGAGCGGTTACCACCCAGACCGCTCCGGCACCAACCTCTCAGGGCCGATTTGAATTTGATTTATCAAGTTAATTTTGACTCTGAAATCATGGTCGAGGAAATGAGCGAAGACAGAAAACAGGAAATACGAACCAGTGAAGCATTCGGAAGCCCTGAAATGTCTCCCGTGGATGACAATACGGATGCGCTGCAGATCCTCAAGCGGATTGACGCTATGCTGAACAGATCAGTGGAGACCAATCCAAACTTGCCCGGCCAAACCTGTAAACTACCCTCAGGACCCTCCTTCATCATGGAACGGTTGACCTGCAAATTACGCGAAGGATTGATACATGTCGGCTGCACGGATACTGAAGGAAAAATCAGCGGCAGATTCCAACAAACCAATCCCTCACCATCCTGGACCTGAAGCCGTGGGATAAATAATCGTGAATGGAGGACCCTCTGATGGAAAAGCCCCAAGGGAAATATGAAGAGATCGGCACCAGGGTCGGCAAACTGGTGGACAAGAAGCAGAAGGCCTATGGCCGCTCTTTTGACCGATCCGGAGAGATCATTAAAATACTCTATCCGAACGGGATCCGCCCGGAACAGTACGAGGATCTCCTGGCCATGACCCGGGTGATCGACAAGCTCTTCCGCATCGCCAACCAGAAAGAAGCCTTCGGAGAGAATCCCTGGCAGGATGTCGCCGGCTATGGCCTATTGAAATGCAGCGAGCCTGAGTAGGGGGTATTGCCTTGGGAATCGCCGGGAAGCATCTTTCGGAATCACAGCGGGCCGCCATCGCCAGGACCCTCTTCAAGACGGCGCCGGGCAAATCATCCGGCGGCGAGATCCACGGCTATTGTCCCATCCACCAGGAATCCGAAACCTCCCCGAGCCCCTCCTTTTCCTACAATTCCGAGAAAGACGCCTACCACTGCTTTTCCTGCGGCGCCGACGGCGATCTGCTCAAGCTCTGGACCGAGGTTCACGGACTTGGCCAGAAGGAAGGCTTCAAGGCTTTCTGCGATCAATACGCAATCCCCTATGGCAACGACGCCCCTGGGGGCGGACAGCCGGGCCAAACTGCTGGAAAAGATAAAAGTCCCGACATGGAACTGACCCTGGAGCAGACCCTGGGCCTGATGCGGGAAGCCTGGGAAAAGTTCCCCTCACTGCCCTCCGACTGGATCACCCGCTTGGCGAAGGAACGCGGCTGGTCTCCGGAGATCGTCAAGAAACTTGATCTCCGTCTGCAGACCCTGCGCCTGGACAAGAAAACCGGCAATCTGAAGGAGATCAAAAAGCCGGAGAAGATCGCCATCCCGATCTACGATGGGAATGGCTACCTGCAGAACATCCGCCTGTATCAACCTGGCGCGAAGCAGTTCAAGATCATCTCCTTCGCCCAACTGACTGGCGAATCAAGGCTCTTTCCCCCGAAACCCGACCAAATTTTGCAGTATGAACCAATCCTGCTGTGCGAGGGCGAATCGGACACGATCTGCGCACTTTCCCACGGCTTAAACGCGATCACCCAGACCAGTAAGCTGAAGAACTGGCCAAACAGCCATAACGGCCCCTTCCGCAGCCGCGACGTGATCATCGCCTACGATGCCGACAACGCCGGGCGTGTCTATGCCGATTACGCCGGCGAATCCCTGCAGGGGGTTGTACGGTCATTGCGGGTGATCGCCTGGCCGGAGTTCATGGGCGTCGGATCCGACGGCTCCGTCCCCAAGGATCACGGCCAGGACCTGACGGACTTCTTCGTCCGCCATGACAAAACCGCGGATGATTTCCGGGTTTTGATGAATGCAGCCAAGAAGTTCGAGCCCCTCATCCCCCCGGAGCCCCTGGGTGACGACGAACGCCGGACGGATGGCGTTTACCGCTTCTACGACTACGGGGTGAACAAGCGCTATTCCTTCCGTCCACGCCTCCTGGCCGAGCAGTTGGTCGAGGACATGTCCCTGATGTACGAGCCGAACACCGGCTTGACGTACAAATGGAACGGCCGCTTCTGGGACGTTCTCCATGAGGACTACATCAAGACCGCCTGTATCAAGTACCTCGAAAACGAGGCCCAGAAGAGCCGCGTCGAGGATGCCGCCTTTCAGGCCCGGATGCTCTCCATGATCCCCGAGGGACGCAAGATCAATGACCGCGACGGCTTCTTCTGCGTCGAAAACGGCATGTACTCGATCGATGAGGACATCCTTTACGATCACGCCGTGGATTACTACGCCACGTACATGTTCCCCGTAATCTACGGCCCTGATTTCGTCCCGATCTGCAAGCGCTGGCTTCAATTCCTCGAGGAAACCATCCAGACCCCCGAGGTCATCGCCCAGGTGCAGGAGTTCTTCGGCTACTGCCTGACACCCTCCACAGCCTTCGAAAAATGTCTTCTGTGCCTGGGACCGGGTGCAGACGGCAAGTCCACCCTGCTCAAGGTCCTTCGCGCCCTGGTCGGCCCGAAGAACTGCGCCGCCGTCAATATCGAGGACCTGGACGACCAGTTCCAGCGTTCTTCCCTCTATGGGAAGCTCCTAAACATCTCCACCGAAATCGGATCGAAGGCGATGGAGAGCAAGATCTTCAAGGCGATCGTCTCCGGAGACACCATCCAGGCCTCCTTCAAGCATGAGAACCCTTTCGAGTTCGAACCGATCTGCAAGATGGCCTTCGCCGCGAACCGCTTCCCCCGGGTTCTTGACAACAGCGACGGTTTCTTCCGGAAGATCCTCCCCATTCAATTTAAAAAGCAATTCCTGACCGGCGGCGACAAGAGCCTGCTCGATACCCTGAAGGATGAGCTTTCCGGCATCTTCCACTGGGCGCTGATCGGCCGGAAACGTCTCTGGGAACAAAAGGATTTTACCCAGTCCAATGAAACGGATGCTCTCATGCTCGATTATCGGCGAGTTAATAGCCCCGTGCTCTGCTTTGCTGAAGATGAACTGGAATTCGGAGCGATAGATGACGAGTCCTACGATACGCCGAAAGAAGCGATTTATGATCTCTACAAGGCATATTGCAAAGAAAAGGGCTACGAGAAATTCAGCCAGGAGAATTTCTTCCGGGAGCTGAAGTCTGCCCGGCACAACCTGGAGCAATACCGTCCCCGCATCAACGGCCGTCGTGAATACCGCCTCAAGGGCGTCCGGATCGCCGCCAAGGTCCCGGAGGGCATGAAATGACAATGACCGCCGGCCTTCCTTTCATGCCTTTAAGCAGTTGTCCTTCGTACCCCGTTGAGTTTCCGAGCCATCATTGCCTTTCCGGGATTTCCCCCGCGCCCCCCCCGGGTTCGACCCCACCCCAAGGCTATCAAACCCGCCGCTGTGCGGTCCGGGTGGTCCGGGTGTGGTCCGGGTGAAACCTGTTCGCTCGGACCACCTATTCGATAATGCATTCCGTAACTTACAGAATGCGGTCCGGGTGGTCCGGGCAAAATGCAACATAATGCACATGCGCGCGTGCGCGCGCGGTAAGTTCATTTTCTGTAACATATTTTCCTTTTTATTAAAAAATACCCGGACCACCCGGACCAATTAAAAAAATCGCGTACTTGACCCGGACCACCACCCGGACCGCACCCGGACCACCCGGACCACTTTTTTAGGAAGTACAGAATGGGAAGGATTGACGATCTCATCGAGGTTTACAACCCCCTGGCCAAAAGCCAGGAACAAACTGCAGTGGTTGAAGCTCCTGCCGAACCCGATCCGGCCGAGTGTTCCGCCGTCTCCACTGTCAATGGGGCAGCTGCCGGCATGACGGTGATCAGCTTCGAAAAGCTACCCCTTCGATCCTGGAAGGACAGCCCGCAAGTCACGGCCCTGTCTTCCTTCCTGAAGGGACCGGCCGGCCATGGGATCCAGTTGGTTGTCGAGAAGAACTCCTTCAGCCTGAAGTTCAACACGGGCCTCCGCCCCGATCGGGATCCGGAAAGATGGCAATCAGCCGAGAAAGCTTACGGCCTTCTCCTCGACGCCCTGGAGGATCTGATCGAACTGAAGGATCTCGGCCTGATTTCTCCAGCCAGGCCCTGACCGCTAGACAAAAACGGCGGGTCCTTCCCGGGACACTTTCTTCTTACGGGACGCGGACCCGCGAAAACTCTCTACTTTTGAGATTCAAAAAGGTGTGGAAAAATGGAAGTGATTGATAATACGGCAATACCTGAAAACGCCCCCATGCCGGCCTATCGGCCATCGGCCTTTGGTCCGGTCGATGTAGGCCGGTCGAGGATTGCAAAGTTCCTGGATGACGGCTCCTGCCGGGAATGGGTGCTGAGCAGATTGCATCCCGATGGACCTCGCTGCCCGGGTTGCGGGGAACTGATTGTCAGTTATCCCTCTTTGCGAAGTTTCCGGCTGGGGGCCAGGGTCCGATGTTGTTGTTGCGGAAAGTACTTCACCGCCCTGACGGGGACCTTCCTGTCCGGATGCCATTTGTCGCTTCCTCAGGTGGTCCTCATGGCGATCCTGATCGACGCCGGCGCCGATGATCCCCGGATCGCCAGGCTCATGGAGGTCAGTGCCGAAGGCGTGCGGGGATGGAGATTGAGATTCAGGCATGCCTCTGGGCCTTCCCATTCTGGCCAGGGGATCGAGGAGTCAAGAGAGGCCGCCATGGGGGGGGCGGTTGTGGCCGGTGGGGTGTCCCTATGATCATCGAGAACCGCCGAATCGATGACCTGCTCCCTGCGGAGAAACACCCCAGGAAGATACTCAAGCCCGGGGATGAAACCTTCGAGGCCCTCCGCCGGTCGATTGAGACCTTCGGGTATGTGGATCCCATTATATGGAATTCACGAACCGGCCATATTGTCGGGGGCCACCAGCGCCTGGAGGTCCTGAAGCACTTGGGCCACAATGAGGCGGAGGTCTCCATCGTCGACCTGGATTCCGATATGGAACTGGCCCTGGACTCAGCCTTGAACAAGATCTCCGGGGACTGGGACATGCCGAAACT
Coding sequences within it:
- a CDS encoding type II toxin-antitoxin system HicA family toxin, translated to MPKRYSSTEIISVLLAHGFEERGQTGSHKKFRKGDRVVVIPHPRKIIPVGTFSSILRQSGLNMSEFEKRH
- a CDS encoding type II toxin-antitoxin system HicB family antitoxin, whose protein sequence is MMKSLKYVIYREEEFFVAQCLNVDVSSFGSTIEEAIANLKDAVALYLEDEDTGRLYHPVEDAMIGESTINA
- a CDS encoding helix-turn-helix domain-containing protein → MDLKADFKKKRKDLKLSQAALGKRMGRDRNHVSNIERGLTRLSAEDYLFLDKLYKERFPATVSAEM
- a CDS encoding phage/plasmid primase, P4 family, producing MGIAGKHLSESQRAAIARTLFKTAPGKSSGGEIHGYCPIHQESETSPSPSFSYNSEKDAYHCFSCGADGDLLKLWTEVHGLGQKEGFKAFCDQYAIPYGNDAPGGGQPGQTAGKDKSPDMELTLEQTLGLMREAWEKFPSLPSDWITRLAKERGWSPEIVKKLDLRLQTLRLDKKTGNLKEIKKPEKIAIPIYDGNGYLQNIRLYQPGAKQFKIISFAQLTGESRLFPPKPDQILQYEPILLCEGESDTICALSHGLNAITQTSKLKNWPNSHNGPFRSRDVIIAYDADNAGRVYADYAGESLQGVVRSLRVIAWPEFMGVGSDGSVPKDHGQDLTDFFVRHDKTADDFRVLMNAAKKFEPLIPPEPLGDDERRTDGVYRFYDYGVNKRYSFRPRLLAEQLVEDMSLMYEPNTGLTYKWNGRFWDVLHEDYIKTACIKYLENEAQKSRVEDAAFQARMLSMIPEGRKINDRDGFFCVENGMYSIDEDILYDHAVDYYATYMFPVIYGPDFVPICKRWLQFLEETIQTPEVIAQVQEFFGYCLTPSTAFEKCLLCLGPGADGKSTLLKVLRALVGPKNCAAVNIEDLDDQFQRSSLYGKLLNISTEIGSKAMESKIFKAIVSGDTIQASFKHENPFEFEPICKMAFAANRFPRVLDNSDGFFRKILPIQFKKQFLTGGDKSLLDTLKDELSGIFHWALIGRKRLWEQKDFTQSNETDALMLDYRRVNSPVLCFAEDELEFGAIDDESYDTPKEAIYDLYKAYCKEKGYEKFSQENFFRELKSARHNLEQYRPRINGRREYRLKGVRIAAKVPEGMK